Proteins encoded together in one Scheffersomyces stipitis CBS 6054 chromosome 5, complete sequence window:
- the FAB7 gene encoding short chain dehydrogenase (3-oxoacyl-[acyl-carrier-protein] reductase (3-ketoacyl-acyl carrier protein reductase)~go_function oxidoreductase activity~go_process metabolism), translated as MTTGKTYFISGANRGIGFELAKHYLEANPDNIVLATARFPASATALNELAVKNSNLHILKLDVSDEASIASIDSQLKDITDGVDVFVSNAGIFSESRGTVLSTPAEKWDKHLKVNTVGPILLFQALYPYLTKRVTKKVVFISSVAGSVASFNPAFPTDSYGLSKTGLNFIAKAAGAELASEGFIVIAVHPGVVSTERGTKTFDEIKADTNDEVAAFLDSLMITPEESASFLSKLIDELNEEKNGSFLNYDGKTLPY; from the coding sequence ATGACTACAGGAAAGACTTACTTTATCTCAGGTGCAAACCGAGGAATTGGCTTTGAATTGGCCAAACATTACCTCGAAGCCAATCCAGACAATATCGTTTTAGCCACTGCAAGATTTCCAGCTTCTGCTACGGCTTTGAATGAATTGGCTGTGAAGAATTCCAATCTTCATATTCTCAAGTTGGatgtctctgatgaagCTTCTATTGCAAGCATTGACTCGCAATTGAAGGATATCACGGATGGTGTCGATGTTTTTGTTTCGAATGCAGGTATCTTTCTGGAATCCCGTGGAACGGTCCTTAGTACCCCAGCCGAAAAATGGGATAAGCACTTGAAGGTTAATACTGTGggtccaattcttcttttccaggCATTGTACCCTTACTTAACTAAAAGAGTTACCAAGAAAGTGGTCTTTATATCTTCGGTAGCAGGATCTGTTGCCAGCTTTAATCCAGCGTTCCCAACGGATTCATATGGTCTTTCGAAGACGGGACTTAACTTTATCGCCAAAGCAGCTGGGGCCGAACTTGCTCTGGAAGGCTTCATCGTCATTGCAGTTCATCCAGGTGTCGTCCTGACCGAACGAGGAACAAAGACCTTCGATGAAATAAAGGCAGATACAAACGATGAAGTTGCTGCCTTCCTCGATCTGTTGATGATTACTCCAGAAGAGAGTGCTTCCTTTTTGTCCAAGTTAATTGATGAGTTgaatgaagagaagaacgGGTCTTTCCTCAATTATGACGGAAAAACTCTCCCATATTGA
- a CDS encoding predicted protein — translation MEFTIDELLPSVGSFQDFIFGSLVLCDAASLTSMYPYVYFYIKNFDIGDDDANIFIYSGYLGAVFTLSQFISTSFWIKSSNRFGNKTARLFSSTGTAFSIVLYGLSTNFYMALLARSMLGFFHGYIFISRSTAVGAVAHDKTCRRRLSGSFMSMWRNGQSLGYIYGALNTGFSLYYDGLLPSKYRFLPSNLLISAFTVVHLIIGWLFLDETHEQRKYERDIGVEVGDFIKRSLGFKVPERPWKLREDIKASQLLDKMESSEMNNNLTKNDTSQVDFPGAEDDLTQKESESKDEQELLSPMSLKDCITGVFMISFQQCIYFEFLPVLLASTLRVEELKFPLHVRGGFGFKDEGIGNLLSVTVTFGMLMTVLLPLINKYISTKRVLKAGLLAYPIIYFLLPLFVFTRRQYNEGNPILTFVLLGVTGTIVSFIDRICCDHIKILFTKVSSNTSRELIESYAMTVSTLASCAAQIIGGLLISKFDEQGYGELSWWLLSIWSLMTFLHSVLIVK, via the coding sequence ATGGAATTCACTATTGACGAGTTGCTTCCCCTGGTGGGctcttttcaagatttcatttttggaAGTCTCGTACTATGCGATGCCGCATCCTTGACATCGATGTACCCTTATGTCTACTTTTATATCAAGAATTTTGATATTGGAGACGACGATGCAAATATCTTTATCTATAGTGGATATTTGGGTGCAGTTTTTACACTCAGCCAGTTCATAAGTACACTGTTTTGGATAAAGTCATCAAACAGGTTTGGCAATAAAACAGCTCGATTGTTTTCAAGTACTGGTACGGCATTCTCCATCGTTCTTTATGGTTTGAGCACAAACTTCTATATGGCTCTTTTGGCACGACTGATGTTGGGGTTCTTCCATGGATACATATTTATTCTGAGATCGACCGCTGTTGGAGCTGTGGCCCATGATAAAACGTGTCGACGTCGTCTCTCTGGAAGCTTCATGCTGATGTGGAGAAATGGACAAAGTCTTGGCTATATCTATGGAGCATTAAACACAGGTTTTTCTTTATATTATGATGGCTTATTGCCTTCAAAGTatcgatttcttccttctaACCTCTTGATATCTGCCTTTACTGTGGTGCACCTCATTATAGGCTGGCTCTTTTTGGACGAAACGCATGAACAGAGAAAGTATGAGCGTGACATAGGTGTAGAAGTTGGTGATTTTATCAAACGTCTGTTGGGCTTCAAAGTGCCAGAAAGACCCTGGAAGCTAAGAGAAGACATCAAGGCAAGCCAATTACTAGACAAGATGGAGTCTTCCGAAATGAACAACAACCTCACAAAAAACGACACCTCTCAGGTGGACTTCCCAGGTGCTGAAGATGACCTTACTCAAAAAGAATCTGAATCAAAGGACGAACAGGAACTTTTGTCACCAATGTCATTAAAAGATTGCATAACAGGCGTATTTATGATTTCCTTCCAGCAATGTATCTACTTTGAGTTTTTGCCTGTTTTGCTTGCCAGTACACTTAGAGTGGAAGAACTAAAGTTTCCGCTTCATGTAAGAGGTGGGTTCGGTTTCAAAGATGAAGGAATCGGGAATCTTTTATCTGTTACTGTGACCTTTGGCATGTTAATGACTGTTCTCCTTCCTCTAATTAACAAATATATCAGCACTAAGCGTGTGCTAAAAGCTGGCTTGCTCGCATACCCTATTATCTACTTCTTATTGCCCTTATTTGTTTTCACACGGCGCCAGTACAATGAGGGAAATCCGATTCTCACGTTCGTGTTGCTTGGTGTGACTGGTACAATAGTCTCCTTCATTGACAGGATTTGTTGTGACCATATTAAAATTTTATTCACAAAGGTATCTTCTAATACGTCAAGAGAGTTAATTGAAAGTTATGCAATGACTGTTTCCACCTTGGCTCTGTGTGCTGCCCAAATTATTGGAGGGTTATTAATTTCGAAGTTCGATGAGCAAGGTTATGGAGAATTGTCTTGGTGGCTTCTCTCAATTTGGTCGCTAATGACATTCTTACATTCCGTTCTCATTGTGAAGTAG
- the RRP46 gene encoding Exosome complex exonuclease RRP46 (Ribosomal RNA processing protein 46) (go_function 3'-5'-exoribonuclease activity; RNA binding~go_process RNA processing): MTSVNTSLLQKSDGSAELLLGSTKVIASVTGPIEPKARQELPNQASLEILIRPAVGLATTREKLLEDKLRSLLQSIIVRFKYPRQLIQVVVQFLISDSKRTETDLVDYTSNDLNAAINCCYYALIDAGIALKASFVSLSIAVKNGNLTVNPTVYELAQSDSHHVICFNIEKGKANKILLLESQGDIKEDELFAMISKAVEEAEKVHHEQQRKFVKEKVENDYVWKQ, encoded by the coding sequence ATGACATCCGTGAATACTTCACTTTTGCAAAAGTCGGATGGTTCTGCGGAACTTCTTCTCGGATCTACGAAGGTCATCGCTTCTGTCACTGGACCCATAGAGCCCAAGGCCAGACAAGAATTGCCTAACCAGGCCAGTTTAGAGATTCTCATCAGGCCAGCAGTGGGGTTAGCGACTACAAGAGAAAAACTTCTCGAAGACAAACTCAGATCTTTACTCCAGAGTATCATAGTCAGATTCAAATATCCTAGACAGCTCATTCAAGTAGTGGTTCAGTTTTTGATTTCCGACTCCAAgagaacagaaacagatttGGTCGACTATACTAGTAATGACTTAAATGCCGCTATCAACTGCTGCTACTATGCGTTGATAGATGCGGGCATAGCGTTGAAGGCTTCGTTTGTCTCGCTTTCCATAGCTGTGAAGAATGGAAATCTTACAGTGAACCCAACTGTATACGAATTGGCCCAAAGTGATTCTCACCATGTAATTTGCTTCAACATCGAAAAAGGCAAGGCCAACAAAATCCTCTTGCTTGAAAGTCAGGGTGACATAAAGGAAGACGAGTTGTTTGCCATGATTTCGAAGGCAGTAGAGGAGGCGGAGAAGGTGCACCATGAGCAGCAGAGAAAGTTTGTTAAGGAGAAGGTGGAGAATGATTATGTGTGGAAGCAGTGA
- the NGD3 gene encoding Naringenin 3-dioxygenase — MSFQEIPIIDLKLGLDPATKPQFLQDLRHALINVGFLLLKNYEVFGPNDNDLAKIKQQAFDFFDLPDDVKLGCEMINSPHFLGYTRLANEITASHTDWREQIDLGTELPAPGADEPIYRNIEGPNLWPDASAIPGFRPTITDYIAKMTNLSSHFRDLVLEAIGLEPSALDSYFKPNQQCKMKLVAYPDSSQLTQTKSVALDDTPSTQQGVGPHRDSDLLTYIFQATEHTDSLQVQNFQGQWITVPNIPRTLVVNAGQTLEAISQGVCKATIHRVLIPKPGSGTRISIPFFQTIDLDSYKSVVEGIPADVLQSRDERDKKIKDWGVDVGFQFKPDVSKHPVGYAVFRNRIKSHQDVAARWYPSVLKEVLQEYKF; from the coding sequence ATGTCTTTTCAGGAGATCCCTATTATCGATTTGAAGCTTGGACTTGATCCTGCGACCAAACCCCAGTTTTTGCAAGATCTCCGTCATGCACTTATTAACGTtgggtttcttcttttgaagaactaCGAAGTTTTTGGTCCTAACGATAATGATCTTgccaaaatcaaacaaCAGGCATTCGACTTCTTTGATCTTCCGGACGATGTCAAACTTGGCTGCGAAATGATCAACAGCCCACATTTTTTGGGCTACACCCGTTTAGCCAACGAAATCACTGCTTCTCATACTGACTGGAGAGAACAGATTGACTTGGGCACAGAATTGCCAGCTCCTGGAGCTGACGAGCCGATTTACAGAAATATCGAGGGGCCCAATTTGTGGCCAGACGCCAGTGCCATTCCTGGATTTCGCCCTACCATCACCGACTACATAGCAAAGATGACCAATTTAAGTAGTCATTTCCGCGACTTGGTTCTTGAAGCCATTGGATTAGAACCCTCTGCCTTAGACTCTTATTTCAAGCCCAACCAACAGTGTAAGATGAAGTTGGTAGCATACCCAGACTCGAGTCAATTGACGCAAACCAAGTCCGTAGCATTGGACGATACGCCTCTGACACAACAAGGTGTGGGTCCTCACAGGGACTCTGATTTGCTCACGTACATTTTCCAGGCCACAGAACATACTGATTCTTTACAAGTGCAAAACTTTCAGGGCCAATGGATCACAGTGCCTAATATTCCACGCACTTTGGTAGTGAATGCAGGTCAGACTCTCGAGGCCATTTCCCAGGGGGTTTGTAAGGCTACGATACATCGTGTATTGATCCCCAAGCCAGGCTCTGGAACTAGAATTTCGATTCCTTTTTTCCAGACTATAGATTTGGACAGTTACAAGTCGGTGGTGGAAGGCATTCCAGCAGACGTGCTCCAGCTGCGTGACGAAAGggacaagaagatcaaggaCTGGGGCGTGGACGTTGGGTTTCAGTTCAAACCAGACGTCAGCAAGCATCCCGTTGGATACGCTGTGTTCCGTAACCGTATCAAATCGCACCAGGACGTTGCTGCCAGGTGGTATCCTTCTGTGTTGAAAGAGGTATTACAGGAGTACAAATTCTAA
- the YKH1.1 gene encoding putative short chain dehydrogenase (putative short chain dehydrogenase Glucose/ribitol dehydrogenase~go_function oxidoreductase activity~go_process metabolism), which translates to MTTGKTYFISGANRGIGFELAKHYLEANPDNIVLATARFPASATALNELAVKNSNLHILKLDVSDEASIASIDSQLKDITDGVDVFVSNAGIFSESRGTVLSTPAEKWDKHLKVNTVGPILLFQALYPYLTKRVTKKVVFISSLAGSIASFNPAFPMDSYGLSKTGLSFIAKAAGAELASEGFIVIAVHPGVVSTERASKSMDEMKASNDEVAAFLDSLMITPEESASFLSKLIEELNEEKNGSFLNYDGKTLPY; encoded by the coding sequence ATGACTACAGGAAAGACTTACTTTATCTCAGGTGCAAACCGAGGAATTGGCTTTGAATTGGCCAAACATTACCTCGAAGCCAATCCAGACAATATCGTTTTAGCCACTGCAAGATTTCCAGCTTCTGCTACGGCTTTGAATGAATTGGCTGTGAAGAATTCCAATCTTCACATTCTCAAGTTGGatgtctctgatgaagCTTCTATTGCAAGCATTGACTCGCAATTAAAGGATATCACGGATGGTGTGGATGTTTTTGTTTCGAATGCAGGTATCTTTCTGGAATCCCGTGGAACGGTCCTTAGTACCCCAGCCGAAAAATGGGATAAGCACTTGAAGGTTAATACTGTGggtccaattcttcttttccaggCATTGTACCCTTACTTAACTAAAAGAGTTACCAAGAAAGTGGTCTTTATATCTTCGTTGGCAGGATCTATTGCCAGTTTTAATCCAGCGTTCCCAATGGATTCATATGGTCTTTCAAAGACAGGACTTAGCTTTATCGCCAAAGCAGCTGGGGCCGAACTTGCTCTGGAAGGCTTCATCGTCATTGCAGTTCATCCAGGTGTCGTCCTGACCGAACGAGCATCAAAGTCCATGGATGAAATGAAGGCATCAAACGATGAAGTTGCTGCCTTCCTCGATCTGTTGATGATTACTCCAGAAGAGAGTGCTTCCTTTTTGTCCAAGTTAATTGAGGAGTTgaatgaagagaagaacgGGTCTTTCCTTAATTATGACGGAAAAACTCTCCCATATTAA
- the VAS1 gene encoding valyl-tRNA synthetase (go_function tRNA ligase activity; ATP binding~go_process tRNA aminoacylation for protein translation): MSDQKDNSTATSAPAPAEGAPVKTAKQLENERKKAEKLAKFEAKKAKQAAAAQSKSAEPKKPKKEKKVAEPVPEFVDETKPGEKKILVSLEDAAFKAYNPKNVESSWYSWWDKEGLFQPELTADGNIKPQGAFTIPAPPPNVTGALHIGHALTVSIQDALIRYYRMKGKTTLFLPGFDHAGIATQSVVEKQIWAKEKKTRHDYGREKFVEKVWEWKEEYHSRIKNQFKKLGASYDWTREAFTLNPDLSAAVTEAFVRMHDDGTIYRATRLVNWSTKLNTAISNLEVDNKNIPGKTLLAVPGYDDKVEFGVLTSFSYEVDGSDEKLTVATTRPETIFGDTGVAVHPKDPRYTHLHGKFVKHPFLDRLLPIVTDSEAVDMEFGTGAVKITPAHDQNDYQTGKRQNLEFINIFTDDGFLNENCGEYKGLKRFDARTVVIEQLKEKGLFVEQKDNEMTIPLCSRSGDVIEPLLKPQWWVNQQEMAKDAIAAVKNGDLTITPKTSESEYFYWMENIQDWCISRQLWWGHRCPVYFVVVEGEEGDRLDNNYWIAARSHEEALEKAQKKFAGVKFTLEQDEDVLDTWFSSGLWPISTLGWPNATRDMELFNPMSMLETGWDILFFWVSRMILLSLKLTGKVPFKEVFCHSLVRDAQGRKMSKSLGNVIDPLDVIAGIPLQGLHDKLKVGNLDPRELQKATDGQKLSYPNGIPECGTDALRFALCAYSTGGRDINLDILRVEGYRKFCNKIYQATKFVLGRLGEDFKPAETPAKTGNESLVEKWILYKLTQATAKTNKAIENRDFGDATNHIYNFWYDLCDVYIENSKALIQDGTAEQKKSAQDTLYTCIDSSLRLIHPFMPFVTEEMWQRLPRRAGDSTKSIVVAAYPEYIKEFDDKEAHEAYELVLEITKGARSLLSQYNILKHGQVYVETAKKDIFDIASEQHDSIVSLIKGVDKITVVSKVEDVPSGCALQAIGPDCTVHVLVKGQIDLDAEIAKVEKKLDAATEFDKKTKEAIEKFTEKTQPAAKEAAFKRLEKVTAEIEGYQQTIAILEKLKL, encoded by the coding sequence ATGAGTGACCAGAAAGACAATTCTACTGCTACTTCGGCTCCTGCCCCAGCTGAAGGAGCACCAGTAAAGACCGCCAAACAGTTGGAAAACGAACGTAAGAAGGCCGAGAAGCTCGCAAAATTCGAAGCCAAGAAGGCCAAGCAAGCAGCTGCTGCCCAATCGAAGTCGGCTGAGCCAAAGAAGcccaagaaggaaaagaaggttGCCGAACCTGTTCCAgaatttgtagatgaaaCCAAGCCaggagaaaagaagattcttgtCTCTCTTGAGGACGCTGCCTTCAAAGCTTACAACCCCAAGAATGTTGAGTCATCCTGGTACAGCTGGTGGGACAAGGAAGGACTTTTCCAGCCTGAATTGACTGCCGATGGTAACATTAAGCCTCAAGGTGCCTTTACTATTCCAGCACCTCCACCCAATGTCACCGGTGCCTTGCACATTGGACATGCCTTGACTGTTTCTATCCAAGATGCGTTGATCAGATACTACAGAATGAAGGGAAAAACTACACTTTTCCTTCCAGGTTTCGACCACGCCGGTATCGCTACCCAATCTGTTGTGGAGAAGCAGATCTGGGCtaaagagaagaagacaagacaTGACTATGGAAGAGAGAAGTTCGTTGAAAAGGTCTGGGAATGGAAGGAAGAGTACCATTCCAGAATCAAGAACCAATTCAAAAAGTTGGGAGCTTCTTATGACTGGACTAGAGAAGCCTTTACCTTGAATCCTGACTTGTCGGCTGCTGTCACTGAAGCCTTTGTCAGAATGCACGATGACGGTACTATCTACAGAGCTACCAGATTGGTCAACTGGTccaccaagttgaacacTGCTATCTCGAACTTGGAAGtcgacaacaagaacattCCTGGTAAGACTCTATTGGCTGTTCCTGGCTATGATGACAAGGTTGAGTTTGGTGTATTGACTTCGTTTTCATACGAAGTAGATGGATCTGATGAAAAGCTTACTGTAGCCACTACTAGACCAGAAACCATCTTTGGTGATACTGGTGTAGCTGTTCACCCCAAGGATCCTAGATACACGCATTTGCATGGCAAGTTTGTGAAGCATCCATTCTTGGACCGTTTGTTGCCTATTGTTACTGACTCTGAAGCTGTTGACATGGAATTCGGTACTGGTGCCGTCAAGATCACTCCCGCCCATGACCAGAACGATTACCAGACAGGTAAGAGACAAAACTTAGAGTTTATCAACATCTTTACTGATGATGGGTTCTTGAACGAGAACTGTGGAGAGTACAAGGGCTTGAAGAGATTCGATGCAAGAACCGTTGTGATTGAAcagttgaaggaaaagggcttgtttgttgaacaaaagGACAATGAGATGACGATTCCTCTCTGTTCTAGATCGGGTGACGTCATTGAACCCTTGTTGAAGCCCCAATGGTGGGTCAACCAGCAAGAAATGGCCAAGGACGCCATTGCTGCTGTCAAGAACGGTGATCTCACCATAACTCCTAAGACATCAGAATCCGAGTACTTCTACTGGATGGAAAACATCCAGGACTGGTGTATCTCCCGTCAATTGTGGTGGGGCCACAGATGTCCTGTTTACTTTGTGGTTGTAGAAGGCGAAGAAGGTGACAGACTCGACAATAACTATTGGATTGCTGCCAGATCTCACGAAGAAGCTTTGGAAAAGgctcagaagaagtttgcTGGTGTAAAGTTTACTTTGGAGCAAGACGAAGACGTTTTGGACACCTGGTTCTCTTCTGGTTTGTGGCCTATTTCCACCTTGGGGTGGCCTAATGCCACTAGAGACATGGAGTTGTTCAATCCTATGTCAATGTTAGAGACCGGTTGGGATATTTTGTTTTTCTGGGTGTCTCGtatgatcttgttgtcgttgaagttgactGGAAAGGTACCTTTCAAGGAAGTATTCTGCCACTCGTTGGTTCGTGATGCTCAGGGCAGAAAGAtgtccaagtcgttggGTAACGTTATCGACCCCTTGGATGTCATTGCTGGTATCCCCTTGCAAGGATTGCacgacaagttgaaggttGGTAACTTGGATCCTAGGGAATTACAAAAGGCCACAGATGGCCAAAAGCTCTCGTACCCTAACGGAATTCCTGAGTGTGGTACGGACGCCTTGAGATTCGCTCTCTGTGCCTACTCCACCGGTGGCAGAGATATCAACTTGGACATCTTGAGAGTTGAAGGCTACCGTAAATTCTGTAACAAGATCTACCAAGCCACCAAGTTTGTATTGGGAAGATTGGGTGAAGACTTCAAGCCAGCCGAAACCCCAGCTAAAACTGGCAATGAGTCTTTGGTAGAGAAGTGGATTCTTTACAAGTTGACTCAAGCTACTGCTAAAACCAACAAGGCCATTGAAAACAGAGACTTCGGTGATGCCACCAACCACATATATAATTTCTGGTATGACTTGTGTGATGTCTATATTGAAAACTCCAAGGCTTTGATCCAGGACGGTACTGCtgaacagaagaagtctGCTCAAGACACCTTGTACACTTGTATCGACTCATCCTTGAGATTGATTCACCCTTTCATGCCATTTGTAACGGAAGAAATGTGGCAGAGATTGCCTCGTCGTGCTGGTGACTCTACCAAATCGATTGTCGTAGCCGCATACCCTGAATACATTAAGGAGTTCGATGACAAAGAAGCCCACGAAGCCTATGAGTTGGTCTTGGAAATCACCAAGGGTGCCAGATCGTTGTTGTCGCAATACAACATCCTCAAGCACGGCCAAGTGTATGTTGAAACTGCCAAGAAGGACATCTTCGACATTGCCTCGGAACAGCACGACTCCATCGTCTCGTTGATCAAGGGTGTTGACAAGATCACCGTTGTTTCTAAGGTGGAAGATGTACCTTCTGGTTGTGCCTTGCAAGCCATTGGCCCAGACTGTACTGTCCATGTGTTGGTGAAGGGCCAAATTGACTTGGATGCTGAAATTGCCAAGgtggaaaagaagttggacGCTGCTACAGAATTCGACAAGAAGACCAAGGAGGCCATCGAGAAGTTCACGGAAAAGACCCAGCCTGCTGCCAAGGAGGCTGCTTTCAAGAGATTGGAGAAGGTCACTGCTGAAATCGAAGGATACCAACAGACCATTGCcattttggagaagttgaagctcTAG
- the PRP31 gene encoding splicing factor (required for vegetative and meiotic growth), whose product MQDYEKELLADFDSDSDVSLEEEPLVENSTENEAKSGENSTNNHEKTFFTQLSELIASNTVAGSLSAILSEPDISSIEDITVFSKVYPLIPQLKKHIELYSNEETTDFLELLSSIDDSEDQSEEYKFILLVNELSGIINQEIIAYHQLLKTQYKVVFPELETLVLNPIDYARIIAIIKQDLKNIRSYDEQMKAIVSNEKILVIIMAALQQLGQQFVLNDKDMNSIIDCCVILLELYEILQLLSNFITQKLTKFAPNVSAIVGSITTSQLLIATGSLKSLAMTPSCNLASLGIRDLSSKTKSKSRTVRQTGYLYHSEVVKYLPEDIVRSTMRIVSGKVILAARVDLAGSCPDGSIGHTYLEEIRKKIDKLLTPPEHQPDKALPAPVDVKSKKRGGRRFRKMKERFQMSDLRRAQNKMEFGKEEDSVTDSFGEEIGLGMSRTNGGSGRIGEIRVNTNTGARMSKGMVHRLQKHEQSAKIQRIDKGIFDQDFDSILLVNPSSKKSSENKLNGSSSSTIGSKWFTGMSKRKNEDDGGNDKKRQQNSVL is encoded by the exons ATGCAAGACTATGAGAAAGAATTGCTAGCTGACTTCGACAGTGACAGCGACGTAAGCTTGGAAGAGGAACCCTTGGTTGAAAATTCGACCGAAAACGAGGCAAAATC CGGTGAAAATTCAACCAACAACCACGAAAAAACATTTTTTACACAACTAAGCGAGTTGATTGCCTCCAATACCGTAGCAGGTTCACTTTCGGCGATTCTAAGTGAGCCAGACATAAGCAgcattgaagatatcacTGTCTTCTCGAAGGTATACCCACTTATTCctcaattgaagaagcatATAGAGTTGTATTCCAACGAGGAGACAACTGATTTTTTGGAACTCCTATCTTCTATTGATGATAGTGAAGACCAATCGGAAGAGTACAAGTTCATTCTTTTGGTAAACGAGCTTCTGGGTATCATTAATCAGGAAATTATAGCCTACCATCAGCTTCTCAAGACTCAGTATAAAGTAGTGTTTCCAGAGCTTGAAACGTTGGTGCTTAACCCCATAGATTATGCTCGTATTATAGCGATAATCAAACaggacttgaagaatatccGTTCATATGACGAACAAATGAAGGCGATAGTGTCCAATGAAAAGATTCTTGTCATTATAATGGCGGCTCTTCAGCAGCTAGGCCAACAATTTGTACTCAATGATAAAGATATGAACAGCATAATTGATTGCTGTGTCATTTTGCTTGAATTATATGAAATATTACAGCTTCTATCGAACTTCATAACTCAAAAGCTCACTAAGTTTGCACCTAATGTGAGTGCTATTGTCGGTTCTATTACAACTTCGCAATTGTTAATAGCAACAGGTTCTTTAAAACTGTTGGCCATGACTCCTTCGTGCAACTTGGCGTCCTTAGGAATCAGAGACCTTTCATCAAAGACGAAATCCAAATCTAGAACCGTACGGCAAACAGGCTATTTATATCATTCTGAAGTTGTAAAGTATCTTCCTGAGGATATAGTTCGTTCGACAATGCGTATAGTAAGCGGAAAAGTGATTTTGGCCGCTCGTGTAGATTTGGCAGGCTCTTGTCCTGATGGTTCCATTGGTCATACGTATTTGGAAGAGATTAGGAAGAAGATCGACAAGCTCTTGACTCCTCCTGAACACCAACCCGACAAGGCATTGCCTGCTCCAGTAGAtgtgaaatcaaaaaagaGAGGAGGTAGACGATTCaggaagatgaaggaaAGGTTCCAGATGTCTGATTTACGCCGAGCCCAGAACAAGATGGAATTCGgcaaggaagaagattctgtgACAGACAgttttggtgaagaaattggattGGGTATGAGCAGAACGAATGGAGGCAGTGGAAGAATTGGAGAGATTAGAGTGAATACTAATACTGGAGCCAGAATGTCAAAGGGCATGGTTCACAGATTACAGAAACATGAACAGAGTGCCAaaattcagagaattgaCAAGGGTATATTTGACCAAGACTTTGACAGCATTCTTTTGGTAAACCCTAGTAGTAAAAAAAGCAGCGAGAACAAGCTCAATGGTTCAAGTAGTCTGACAATTGGAAGCAAGTGGTTTACAGGAATGAGCAAGAGGAAAAATGAGGACGATGGTGGCAACGACAAGAAGAGACAACAGAATAGTGTATTATAG